TGAAGATCCTGCTGAGCGACGACTTCACCGACGAGACGCGCGTGCTCTACTACCGCCGCGTTGCGGAGCGCGTCCGCAAGATCGCGCCGTTTCTGACCTACGAGGACGACCGGTACCTGTCGATTGCCGATGGCCGGCTCTACTGGATCCAGGACGCCTACACGGTCAGCAGCCGCTACCCGTACTCGACGCCGGCGCCGAGCGGCATCAACTACATCCGCAACTCGATCAAGGCGGTGGTCGACGCCTACCACGGCACGACGCGGTTCTACCGGATCGACGCGAACGACCCGATTGCGACGACCCTCGAGAGGATCTTTCCCGGCCTGCTGAGGCCGCTCGACGAGATGCCGGAGGGTCTGCGTACGCGGCTGCGGTACCCGCAAGGCATCTTCCAGCTCCAGGTCGGCATGTTCTCGACCTTCCACATGACCAATCCGGCCACGTTCTACAACAAGGAAGACCAGTGGGAGGTGCCGGTGCTCGAGGCGCGCGCGGGCGAGTCGTCGCGCATGCTGCCCTACTACACGATCATGAAGCTGCCCGGCGAGCAGCGCGAGGAGTTCATCCAGATGCTGCCGCTGACGCCGCGGCAGAAGGACAACCTCGCCGCGTGGCTCGTGGCGCGGAGCGATGGCGAGAACTACGGGCGCCTCATGGTGTTCGCGTTCCCGAAGCAGAAGGTCATCTTCGGCCCGCGCCAGGTCGTCGCGCGCATCAACCAGGACCAGGTCATCGCCCCGCAGATCACGCTCTGGAACCAGCAGGGCTCCGAGGTGATCCAGGGCACGCTGCTCGTCATCCCGATCGAGGAGTCGCTGATCTACATCCGGCCGTTGTACCTGAGGTCGGCCGGCGGCCGCATCCCCGAACTGAAGCGAGTGATCGTCGCCTACCAGAACCGGATCGTGATGGAGGAGACGCTCGACGAGGCGCTCGAGCGCATCTTCCCGGCGACGGGCGGCGACCGGCTCGTGTCCGGTGACACACCGACGGCGGTGATGACGCGTGAGGCGGCCCGTGAAGCGGCAGCGGGCGAGCTGGCTGCAGCCGTCGGCCAGCAGATCGCTCAACCCGCAACGGCTCCTGCCGCCACGGGCGAGACGGGCACCCTCGCCGCCCAGGCCCGCGAGACCTACCAGCGTGCGCTGAGGGCGCAGCGCGAAGGGAACTGGGCGCAATACGGCGAGGAGGTTCGCCGGCTCGGCGAGATCCTCGATCGCCTGGCGCGCGAGCAGACGCCGCCGCGCCAGCCGTGAACGGGGGCCGCGCCGGCAGAAGTGAAGCTGGCCGCGCGCGCGGGACGAATTCCCCGGAGTCGGGAATACGGCGAATTCGTCCCGGTTCGATGACGCGAGGGCTCATCTGTTGAGCCATGATATGGAACCAGCCCGACGGCTGGCTGCGGGAGGTTGACGGGCTGAGACGGGCGGCGTGAACTGGCTAGGCTTCCGGCGCCTCTGTCTCCGACAACCCGAGGAACACGAAGATCGCCCGGTTGAGCACCTTCAGCTCGTCGGCGCTCAACGTGCCGACACGCGCTCCAAGTCGTCGTCGTGGCACCGCCGTCACCTTGTCCACCATCAGCCTGCACGGTGCCCGCAGGCCGGTTCGCGCATTGGTTGGAATCGGAAGCCTGAAGATCGGCGCCGACGTCGGGTCGGTCGTGAGCGGACACACAACGATCGAGTCGTTGGCGTCGAACCGGTCGTCTTGGATGATGACGGCCGGGCGGGGCTTGCCTGTGTAGGCGGCACCGCCCGAGACGGTCCAGATTTCACCGCGCCTCACTCGACATCCCA
This DNA window, taken from Acidobacteriota bacterium, encodes the following:
- a CDS encoding type II toxin-antitoxin system PemK/MazF family toxin, whose translation is MRRGEIWTVSGGAAYTGKPRPAVIIQDDRFDANDSIVVCPLTTDPTSAPIFRLPIPTNARTGLRAPCRLMVDKVTAVPRRRLGARVGTLSADELKVLNRAIFVFLGLSETEAPEA